The proteins below are encoded in one region of Chiloscyllium plagiosum isolate BGI_BamShark_2017 chromosome 7, ASM401019v2, whole genome shotgun sequence:
- the LOC122551356 gene encoding leucine-rich repeat-containing protein 3B-like, giving the protein MILPAALLLVSRFSVARCTSETWSLCPRGCECREGLKYVNCSAASLQQVPPSFPTDTEQLDLSKNNLTILPAGVFQSLWRINILLIGSSRVQRVHDGAFASLENLWRLDLRRNNIRDLGEGFSIGLSFLNELILSDNYLEKLNSLMFQYLDNVQKLYLNNNQISELSSGAFRSMTRLRQLHLQNNQLANLSNGVFFMLQNLEVLNLQGNLIKDVDTGVFTSLTSLTLLNLSRNGLERIKFKTFLGIQTWGTHILLAKNNWTCDCELQRVFGKLHNVQRLLVDDYDNVICLEPPALRDLPLASVDTQLCIAETVTVLVITVTVFITVVAAIVMAERNRKKRTGKHWSEESEDFDSQD; this is encoded by the coding sequence ATGATTCTCCCGGCGGCGCTGCTGCTGGTATCTCGGTTCAGTGTTGCACGTTGTACCTCAGAGACCTGGTCCCTGTGTCCCCGAGGCTGTGAGTGCAGAGAGGGCCTCAAGTATGTCAACTGCTCAGCTGCTTCACTGCAACAAGTCCCCCCCAGCTTCCCAACAGATACAGAGCAGCTGGATCTTTCTAAGAATAACCTGACCATTCTCCCAGCCGGCGTCTTCCAATCGCTCTGGAGAATCAATATCCTCCTCATTGGCTCCAGCCGAGTTCAGAGAGTCCACGATGGAGCTTTTGCCTCTCTGGAGAACCTCTGGCGACTGGATCTCCGGCGAAAcaacatcagggacctgggtgaGGGCTTTTCCATTGGCCTGTCCTTCCTCAATGAGTTGATCCTGTCAGACAACTACTTGGAGAAGTTGAATTCACTCATGTTCCAGTACCTGGACAATGTGCAGAAACTCTACCTGAATAATAACCAGATTTCCGAACTCTCCAGTGGGGCTTTCCGAAGTATGACCAGGCTACGGCAGCTCCACCTTCAGAATAACCAGCTGGCTAACCTGAGCAATGGTGTCTTCTTCATGCTGCAGAACCTGGAGGTGTTAAATCTTCAGGGCAACCTGATCAAAGATGTCGACACCGGCGTTTTCACATCGTTGACGAGTCTGACGCTCTTGAACCTGTCCCGAAATGGCTTGGAGCGAATTAAGTTCAAGACTTTCTTGGGTATCCAGACTTGGGGCACCCACATTTTGCTGGCCAAGAATAATTGGACCTGTGATTGTGAGCTGCAGAGGGTTTTTGGTAAACTGCATAATGTCCAACGCCTGCTGGTGGATGACTATGACAACGTGATCTGCTTGGAACCTCCCGCCCTGAGGGACTTGCCATTGGCATCTGTTGACACTCAATTGTGCATAGCAGAGACCGTCACGGTGCTGGTTATAACAGTGACAGTCTTCATCACTGTTGTCGCTGCTATTGTAATGGCTGAAAGGAATAGGAAGAAACGAACAGGGAAACACTGGAGCGAAGAAAGTGAAGACTTTGATTCTCAAGATTAA